Proteins co-encoded in one Cytophaga hutchinsonii ATCC 33406 genomic window:
- the mreC gene encoding rod shape-determining protein MreC, translating to MYRLLQFIINLRVFLVFVCLELFCLGCIVRYNPYQGAAYFSTSKNVVGKTLEMDKAVTGYFNLTQINEDLAKQNAELKNQLFIELQKNKINADTSVPILKVKQFNVSVARVINNNTIYANNFFTLDKGTHDGVAIGMGVISPNGIAGQIKACSENFSTAISILNTKWSVSARIKNTKADGIIEWGGKNPNNVRFTNVGRHHKIKIGDTVVTSGYKESLFPEGLLVGVIQNVVEEGGAYWTIDVKLATDFTAMDYVFIINNSLKQEKDSLEAPFVKDMKQ from the coding sequence ATGTATCGCTTACTCCAATTTATTATTAACTTAAGAGTGTTCCTGGTATTTGTATGCCTGGAACTCTTTTGTTTAGGATGTATTGTACGTTATAATCCATATCAGGGCGCCGCTTATTTCAGCACATCTAAAAATGTAGTTGGTAAAACACTTGAAATGGATAAAGCGGTTACAGGATATTTTAATCTGACGCAGATCAATGAAGATTTAGCAAAGCAGAATGCCGAGCTGAAAAACCAATTATTTATTGAACTGCAGAAAAATAAAATAAACGCTGACACATCCGTTCCGATCTTAAAAGTGAAACAGTTTAACGTATCTGTAGCACGCGTTATTAATAATAATACCATCTACGCAAATAATTTCTTCACACTGGATAAAGGTACACACGATGGAGTCGCTATCGGTATGGGTGTCATCTCGCCAAATGGCATAGCGGGACAAATAAAAGCCTGTTCAGAAAATTTCTCTACAGCAATTTCTATCCTCAATACCAAGTGGTCTGTTTCTGCCCGGATTAAAAATACAAAGGCTGACGGGATCATTGAATGGGGCGGTAAAAATCCCAACAATGTACGCTTCACCAATGTTGGCCGCCACCATAAAATTAAAATAGGAGACACCGTAGTGACCTCCGGATATAAAGAAAGCTTGTTCCCGGAAGGTTTGTTGGTAGGTGTTATACAAAATGTTGTTGAAGAAGGCGGGGCTTACTGGACAATCGATGTGAAGCTCGCAACAGATTTCACCGCAATGGATTATGTTTTCATTATAAACAATTCATTGAAACAGGAAAAGGATAGCCTGGAAGCTCCATTCGTAAAAGATATGAAACAATGA
- a CDS encoding rod shape-determining protein — translation MGMFDFFTSDIAIDLGTANTLIIYKDKIVVDEPSIIALDKVTGKVKAIGREAMQMHEKTHENIKTIRPLKDGVIADFHAAEEMIRGLIKLIDKGKSFLAPTSYRMAICIPSGITEVEKRAVRDSAEHAGAKEVYMIYEPIAAAIGLGIDIEQPIGSMIVDIGGGTTEIAVIALSGIVCEQSIRVAGDVFSKDILDYMRRQHNLLIGERSAERLKIEVGSALTELDNPPEDFEIRGRDLMTGIPKVIKVSYSEIAFALDKSVSKIEEAVLKALEIAPPELSADIYDNGIHLTGGGALLRGLDKRLAMKTKLPIHVAEDPLRAVVKGTGIAVKDVKRYRAVLMI, via the coding sequence ATGGGAATGTTTGATTTTTTCACGAGTGATATTGCAATTGACTTAGGTACAGCCAATACATTAATCATTTACAAAGATAAAATTGTTGTTGATGAGCCTTCAATCATTGCATTGGATAAAGTTACCGGTAAAGTAAAAGCCATCGGTCGTGAAGCCATGCAGATGCATGAAAAAACGCATGAGAATATAAAAACCATCCGTCCGCTTAAAGATGGGGTAATTGCCGATTTCCACGCAGCAGAAGAAATGATCCGTGGACTGATCAAATTGATTGATAAAGGTAAAAGCTTTTTAGCACCAACATCATACCGCATGGCAATCTGTATTCCTTCCGGTATTACGGAAGTTGAAAAAAGAGCTGTACGTGACTCCGCTGAACACGCCGGAGCAAAAGAAGTATACATGATTTACGAGCCAATCGCAGCAGCTATTGGTTTAGGTATTGATATTGAACAACCGATCGGTTCTATGATCGTTGATATCGGTGGTGGTACAACTGAGATCGCCGTTATCGCATTATCGGGTATCGTTTGCGAGCAGTCGATCCGTGTAGCGGGTGACGTGTTCAGCAAAGATATTCTTGATTACATGCGCCGTCAGCACAACTTATTGATCGGTGAACGTTCAGCAGAACGTTTGAAAATCGAAGTTGGATCCGCATTAACTGAATTGGATAATCCCCCGGAAGATTTTGAAATCCGCGGTCGTGATTTGATGACAGGTATTCCGAAAGTTATTAAAGTATCGTATTCTGAAATCGCATTCGCATTAGATAAATCGGTTTCTAAAATTGAAGAAGCAGTTCTTAAAGCACTTGAAATTGCGCCGCCGGAATTGTCTGCAGATATTTATGATAATGGTATCCACTTAACGGGTGGTGGTGCATTATTGAGAGGCCTTGATAAACGTTTGGCAATGAAAACAAAACTACCGATCCACGTTGCAGAAGATCCGTTGCGTGCAGTAGTTAAAGGTACAGGCATTGCTGTAAAAGACGTGAAGAGATACCGTGCCGTATTGATGATTTGA
- the purH gene encoding bifunctional phosphoribosylaminoimidazolecarboxamide formyltransferase/IMP cyclohydrolase → MASKKIKSALISVFYKDNLDSLVKKLHANGVTIYSTGGTQSFIEGLNVPVVPVEDLTGYPSILGGRVKTLHPNVFGGILNRRENTSDQSEIAQYNIPEIDLVIVDLYPFEETVASGAEKQAIIEKIDIGGVSLIRAAAKNHKDVVILASKEQYRVLESILDAKGGATDIEDRFRFAGEAFDITSHYDTAIYRWFAGDDITGFKHSIRSSQTLRYGENPHQAGTFHGDLNAMFNKLNGKELSYNNLLDVDAAVGLIDEFTDTTYAILKHNNACGIATAKTGKDAYLKALASDPISAFGGVIITNTKVDKATAEELHKLFFEVLIATEYDQDALDLLKEKKNRILLLRKPVTFAKKQFKTLLNGVIEQDADSKTETLEDFKTVTNRQPTDAEKRAMLFANKLVKHTKSNAIIFATEDHMISSGVGQTSRVDALNQAVEKAKAFGFSLKGAVMASDAFFPFPDCVELANLAGITAVIQPGGSIKDQESIDYCNKNNMAMVCTGFRHFKH, encoded by the coding sequence ATGGCAAGCAAGAAGATCAAATCTGCATTAATATCTGTTTTCTATAAAGACAATCTTGATTCATTAGTGAAAAAACTTCATGCAAATGGAGTGACTATATATTCTACAGGCGGTACGCAAAGCTTTATTGAAGGGTTGAATGTTCCTGTTGTTCCTGTTGAAGACCTTACCGGCTACCCATCTATCTTAGGCGGAAGAGTAAAAACACTTCACCCGAATGTCTTCGGCGGCATCTTAAACCGTCGTGAAAACACAAGCGATCAATCTGAAATTGCTCAATACAACATACCTGAAATTGATCTGGTAATTGTTGACCTGTACCCGTTTGAAGAAACGGTTGCATCGGGAGCCGAAAAACAGGCCATCATTGAAAAAATTGATATTGGCGGGGTTTCATTGATCCGTGCAGCTGCTAAAAATCATAAAGATGTTGTGATCCTTGCTTCCAAAGAACAGTATCGTGTATTGGAATCTATCCTGGATGCAAAAGGCGGCGCTACAGATATCGAAGACCGTTTCAGATTTGCAGGTGAAGCATTCGACATTACGTCTCATTACGATACCGCAATCTACCGTTGGTTTGCCGGTGATGATATTACAGGTTTCAAACACAGCATCCGCTCTTCTCAAACATTACGTTATGGCGAAAATCCGCATCAGGCAGGTACGTTCCACGGCGATCTGAATGCCATGTTTAATAAATTGAACGGTAAGGAATTATCGTACAACAATTTATTGGACGTAGATGCTGCGGTAGGCTTGATCGATGAATTTACAGATACAACATACGCGATACTTAAGCACAACAATGCCTGTGGTATTGCAACGGCTAAAACCGGTAAAGACGCATACCTAAAGGCATTGGCGTCTGATCCGATCTCTGCATTTGGCGGAGTGATCATTACAAATACAAAGGTTGATAAAGCTACCGCGGAAGAATTACACAAGCTGTTTTTTGAAGTGTTGATTGCTACCGAATACGATCAGGACGCATTGGATCTTTTGAAAGAAAAGAAAAACAGAATTCTGTTGCTGCGCAAACCGGTTACATTTGCCAAAAAACAATTTAAAACATTGCTGAATGGGGTAATCGAACAGGATGCAGATTCGAAAACAGAAACCCTGGAAGATTTCAAAACGGTTACAAACCGCCAGCCGACAGATGCTGAAAAGAGAGCGATGCTGTTTGCAAACAAACTGGTAAAACATACTAAATCAAACGCCATTATTTTCGCTACGGAAGATCATATGATCTCAAGCGGTGTCGGTCAGACGTCCCGTGTTGATGCGCTTAACCAGGCGGTTGAAAAGGCTAAGGCTTTCGGGTTTAGTCTGAAAGGTGCCGTGATGGCATCGGATGCTTTCTTCCCGTTTCCCGACTGTGTGGAACTGGCAAACCTTGCCGGCATAACTGCCGTAATACAACCTGGCGGTTCAATCAAAGACCAGGAGTCAATTGATTATTGCAATAAAAATAATATGGCTATGGTTTGTACCGGCTTCCGTCATTTCAAACATTAA
- the purN gene encoding phosphoribosylglycinamide formyltransferase yields MQVSKPIKVAIFASGSGTNAQRIFDYFKEKEGVEVALLLSNNPDAYALTRAKAASIPTRVFTKAEFKDSTIIVDELKAAGISWVILAGFLWLVPKSLIQAFPNSILNIHPALLPAFGGKGMYGMHVHKAVIETKAKQTGITIHKVNEEYDKGEVVFQAAFDVLSHDTPESVAEKIHELEHKHFPLVIEEQINKSL; encoded by the coding sequence ATGCAGGTTTCCAAACCCATTAAAGTAGCAATATTCGCATCTGGTTCAGGCACAAATGCGCAGCGGATCTTTGATTATTTCAAAGAAAAGGAAGGCGTTGAAGTTGCCCTGCTTTTATCCAACAACCCTGATGCTTACGCGCTTACACGAGCAAAAGCAGCGTCTATACCTACCCGTGTATTTACAAAAGCAGAGTTTAAAGATTCAACCATCATTGTGGATGAACTTAAAGCAGCAGGTATTTCCTGGGTAATACTGGCCGGTTTTTTATGGCTGGTTCCAAAAAGCCTTATCCAGGCATTTCCAAATAGTATTTTAAATATACACCCTGCCTTATTACCTGCTTTTGGTGGCAAAGGTATGTACGGTATGCATGTACATAAGGCGGTTATTGAAACGAAAGCCAAACAGACCGGAATCACCATTCATAAAGTAAACGAGGAATACGATAAAGGTGAAGTTGTATTTCAGGCAGCCTTTGATGTATTATCGCACGATACACCGGAGTCCGTAGCAGAAAAAATACACGAACTGGAGCACAAACATTTCCCTTTGGTAATTGAAGAACAAATAAATAAGTCCCTATAA
- a CDS encoding geranylgeranylglycerol-phosphate geranylgeranyltransferase has product MPVNKIHIKKSLFAFLKLTRSLNLIILAFTQYMCRYFIIGNGTPSFYEISTDWKFFLLVVCTVFVAAAGYIINDYYDVKIDLINKPKRVVIGKVLHRRVALVSHFILNTLACFLAIFLGWKIFAIIVATTILMWLYANELKRTALIGNLLISVLTGLSVYMPVFLYGTAKQTLLLYALFAFFISLVREIIKDMEDIKGDEEFGCKTLPIIWGIRKTKNVIYLISLLFIGIISIILIQAQLNTQLYFLIFPAPLFIWLLIKLSKADTSAQFLQLSFLCKWIMVAGVISMVLL; this is encoded by the coding sequence ATGCCGGTTAATAAAATACATATTAAGAAATCCCTGTTTGCTTTTTTAAAGCTTACACGAAGCCTTAATCTTATTATCCTGGCATTTACACAATACATGTGCCGGTATTTTATTATTGGTAACGGCACCCCGTCTTTTTATGAAATATCAACCGACTGGAAGTTTTTTCTGCTCGTGGTATGTACTGTATTTGTTGCCGCGGCAGGGTATATCATCAATGATTATTACGACGTAAAAATTGATCTCATAAACAAGCCCAAGCGTGTGGTTATCGGCAAAGTACTGCACAGAAGAGTTGCTCTCGTTTCTCATTTTATACTGAATACGCTTGCCTGTTTTCTGGCAATTTTTTTAGGCTGGAAAATCTTTGCCATAATCGTTGCTACAACAATACTCATGTGGCTTTATGCAAATGAACTCAAACGAACCGCACTCATCGGCAATCTGCTGATCTCCGTATTAACGGGGCTTTCGGTATATATGCCTGTATTTTTATATGGAACAGCAAAACAAACGCTGTTACTCTATGCGCTGTTCGCTTTCTTTATTTCTCTTGTACGGGAAATAATCAAAGACATGGAAGATATAAAAGGGGATGAAGAATTCGGCTGTAAAACACTGCCGATTATATGGGGCATCCGCAAAACAAAAAATGTTATTTATCTGATCAGCCTCTTATTTATCGGTATCATCAGCATCATTTTAATTCAGGCACAACTAAATACGCAACTGTATTTTTTGATTTTTCCGGCACCCTTATTTATCTGGCTGCTTATAAAGCTTTCAAAAGCCGATACGAGCGCACAATTTTTACAGCTCAGTTTTTTATGCAAATGGATCATGGTGGCAGGCGTTATCAGCATGGTTTTGCTCTGA
- a CDS encoding KdsC family phosphatase: MAEFSDITTFIFDVDGVLTDGCVIAYESGEQVRRFFVKDGYAIEKALAAGYHIVIISGGEQESVRKRLKFLGITDVFLGVKDKLTLFNEYTQTKHVDPSTILYMGDDIPDYKMLKLVGFPTCPADASIDIKPICKYVSPNNGGQGAVRDVIEKVMRAQGKWHPQNW, from the coding sequence ATGGCAGAGTTTTCAGATATAACAACATTCATTTTCGATGTGGATGGTGTATTAACAGATGGTTGTGTAATTGCATATGAATCTGGTGAGCAGGTTCGCCGATTTTTTGTAAAAGATGGTTATGCCATTGAAAAAGCACTGGCTGCCGGTTATCACATCGTGATCATTAGTGGCGGTGAACAGGAAAGTGTCCGTAAACGTCTTAAATTTCTGGGTATTACAGATGTATTCCTTGGAGTGAAAGATAAGCTCACATTGTTTAATGAATATACACAAACAAAACATGTTGACCCGTCAACCATTTTATATATGGGCGATGATATTCCGGATTACAAAATGCTGAAACTGGTAGGTTTTCCAACCTGCCCGGCAGATGCATCCATCGACATCAAACCCATCTGCAAATATGTTTCTCCGAACAATGGAGGCCAGGGTGCAGTACGCGACGTGATCGAAAAAGTAATGCGCGCGCAGGGTAAATGGCATCCTCAAAATTGGTAA
- a CDS encoding Rossmann-like and DUF2520 domain-containing protein produces the protein MRIVVIGSGNVAYHLIQAFYTAADVTLFVHARNKAALDVLKREFPALTILSTHDLTSINADLILISVKDDVLNAVFEQYSYARETLVAHTSGTQILQNTGFHQNVGVFYPLQTFSRTSNVRWNNTPILIEAGSEAAIQVLEQAAALLHAPYFETDTEQRKYIHLAAVLTSNFANHLLGKAATILQQKSIDYHILQPLVEATIQKAFTKHPVEVQTGPAVRKDVLTMEKHLSLLKEDALLQNIYRNISESIDKTGNLESE, from the coding sequence ATGAGAATTGTTGTTATTGGCTCAGGAAATGTTGCATACCATTTAATACAGGCTTTTTACACGGCAGCAGATGTAACGCTGTTTGTACACGCACGCAATAAGGCAGCGTTAGATGTACTTAAACGTGAATTTCCTGCACTTACGATTCTCTCCACCCACGATTTAACTTCCATCAACGCAGACCTTATACTCATCAGCGTTAAAGATGATGTATTGAATGCTGTGTTTGAGCAGTATTCCTATGCACGTGAAACACTTGTGGCACATACATCAGGTACGCAAATCCTGCAAAACACAGGCTTTCATCAGAATGTAGGGGTATTTTATCCCCTGCAAACATTCAGCCGGACTAGTAATGTCCGCTGGAACAATACACCAATACTGATTGAAGCCGGTTCAGAAGCAGCCATTCAAGTACTGGAGCAGGCCGCAGCATTATTGCATGCACCATATTTTGAAACGGATACCGAACAGCGAAAATACATCCATCTGGCGGCAGTACTTACAAGTAACTTCGCAAACCACCTGCTGGGTAAGGCAGCAACAATTTTGCAGCAAAAATCAATTGACTATCACATTCTTCAGCCATTGGTTGAAGCCACGATACAGAAAGCATTTACAAAACATCCGGTTGAGGTTCAGACTGGACCGGCGGTCAGAAAGGATGTATTAACAATGGAGAAACATCTTTCTTTATTAAAGGAAGATGCATTGCTTCAAAATATTTATCGCAACATAAGCGAAAGCATAGATAAAACAGGTAATTTAGAATCGGAATAA
- a CDS encoding ammonium transporter has protein sequence MLKKFAPLIVLLVVCVLALLNPGLPKETITEGLDSGDIAWLLTSAAFVLLMTPGLAFFYGGMVNPKNVISTMLQSFVAMGIISILWVVIGFSMAFGDSFGGFVGDPRTYFMFNGVLEHAPFGTIPFVLFAFFQLKFAVITPALFTGSFSERIRFTSYIIFMILFCLFIYTPIAHWTWHADGFLYKMGVLDFAGGTVVHMSAGCAALAGAIYLGKRKDKNHPTAINVPYILLGTGLLWFGWFGFNAGSAAAANPLAASAFAATNVAAGAAGIAWLFVEAARGKKPSAMGFSIGAVVGLVAITPAAGFVTVSQALFIGSVASMISAAAIVLLAKTSIADDTLDVFPCHGVGGMTGMIMTGLFASTAVNAAVAEQGLFIDGSTTLILKHLLALVIVVAYSLIGSYILLFITDKISPLRVTAEEEELGLDTTQHDEKFVIADLVKK, from the coding sequence ATGTTAAAAAAATTCGCCCCACTTATTGTACTTCTAGTAGTTTGCGTACTAGCATTATTAAATCCAGGACTGCCTAAAGAAACCATAACCGAAGGGTTAGATTCAGGTGATATTGCCTGGCTACTCACATCAGCAGCCTTTGTATTGCTTATGACTCCGGGTCTGGCATTCTTCTACGGCGGTATGGTGAACCCTAAAAACGTAATCTCAACCATGCTTCAGAGTTTTGTTGCCATGGGGATTATCAGTATCCTTTGGGTTGTAATTGGTTTCAGTATGGCATTCGGAGACAGTTTCGGTGGTTTTGTAGGTGATCCAAGAACATACTTCATGTTTAACGGCGTATTAGAACATGCTCCATTCGGAACAATTCCTTTCGTATTGTTTGCATTCTTTCAATTGAAATTTGCGGTAATCACGCCAGCACTTTTCACAGGTTCATTCTCTGAAAGAATCCGCTTTACTTCATACATCATTTTCATGATCTTATTCTGCTTATTCATCTACACACCAATTGCTCACTGGACTTGGCATGCGGATGGATTCTTATATAAAATGGGAGTTCTTGACTTTGCAGGTGGTACCGTAGTGCACATGTCTGCTGGTTGTGCTGCATTAGCAGGTGCGATCTACTTAGGTAAAAGAAAAGATAAAAATCACCCGACTGCAATCAACGTTCCTTATATCTTATTAGGTACTGGTTTACTTTGGTTCGGTTGGTTCGGTTTCAACGCAGGTTCTGCTGCTGCTGCTAATCCATTGGCTGCTTCTGCTTTTGCTGCTACAAACGTTGCTGCAGGTGCTGCAGGTATTGCCTGGTTATTTGTTGAAGCTGCTCGTGGTAAAAAACCATCTGCAATGGGCTTCTCCATCGGTGCCGTAGTTGGTTTGGTTGCTATTACACCTGCTGCTGGTTTCGTAACTGTTTCTCAGGCGTTATTCATCGGTTCTGTTGCCAGTATGATCTCTGCTGCAGCAATCGTATTGCTTGCTAAAACATCAATTGCTGATGATACACTGGATGTATTCCCTTGCCATGGTGTAGGTGGTATGACTGGTATGATCATGACAGGTTTATTCGCGAGTACTGCTGTAAATGCTGCAGTTGCTGAGCAAGGTTTATTTATCGACGGTTCAACTACATTGATCTTAAAACACTTATTAGCGTTAGTGATTGTAGTTGCATATTCTCTAATTGGTTCTTACATCTTATTATTCATAACAGATAAAATCTCTCCGTTACGAGTAACTGCTGAAGAAGAAGAATTAGGTTTAGATACAACGCAGCACGATGAAAAATTCGTAATTGCTGATTTAGTTAAAAAATAA
- the xseB gene encoding exodeoxyribonuclease VII small subunit yields the protein MESNLTYTEALLKLEEIVEQIEDDSIMLDTLTEKVMQANELIKYCETKLRTIEGDVRDVLQ from the coding sequence ATGGAAAGTAATTTAACGTATACCGAAGCACTTTTAAAGCTGGAAGAAATTGTTGAGCAGATAGAAGATGATTCGATCATGCTGGATACACTTACTGAAAAAGTAATGCAGGCGAATGAACTGATCAAATATTGCGAAACAAAACTGCGCACGATAGAAGGCGATGTGCGGGATGTGCTGCAGTAA
- the xseA gene encoding exodeoxyribonuclease VII large subunit, whose product MKLINKSIPSIRLSEFISEIEDCLAATFYGDTFWITTEISDVNKKPDKRWCYLKLIEKEGKNVTAEIGAVFWTPGYAYIEKFEKETKQLFKDGLEITCRVKVTFHKRWGLKLEIVEIDYAYTLGKLEAERQETLDRLVKENPDYVRLVGEQYYTFNKSLPLPAVVQRIALITAPESDGQRDFRQELGNNPYGYAFHVDEFVTQIQGDKAHEFIIGKLLLIEAQKEKYDVVAIVRGGGSQLDLKAFDAYDLAQRIASFPVPILTGIGHDRNTSIADLMARQEKTPTKVANVIIQRNFQFEQTVLILKERMVHTVDGLFTNAKNNLKEIKRFVKASNPLTILKKGFAIVKQDNVIITDPSAIDVGTEIQIQFDKETVQSTVTKKKKNGK is encoded by the coding sequence ATGAAACTTATAAACAAATCCATACCCAGCATTCGGCTCTCCGAATTTATTTCAGAGATAGAAGATTGCCTTGCTGCTACCTTTTATGGCGACACGTTTTGGATTACAACTGAAATAAGCGACGTAAATAAAAAGCCCGACAAACGCTGGTGTTATTTAAAGCTCATCGAAAAAGAAGGCAAGAATGTTACGGCAGAAATCGGTGCGGTATTCTGGACACCCGGTTATGCCTACATTGAAAAATTTGAAAAAGAAACCAAACAGCTTTTTAAAGACGGGTTAGAAATTACCTGCAGAGTGAAAGTAACCTTTCACAAACGCTGGGGGCTAAAACTTGAAATCGTTGAAATTGATTATGCCTATACATTAGGTAAGTTAGAGGCAGAACGGCAGGAAACACTGGACCGATTGGTAAAAGAAAATCCGGATTACGTAAGGCTGGTTGGTGAACAGTATTATACATTTAATAAATCACTTCCGCTGCCGGCAGTAGTGCAGCGCATTGCATTGATCACCGCGCCGGAGTCTGACGGGCAGCGCGACTTCAGGCAGGAATTGGGAAATAACCCATATGGCTATGCGTTTCATGTGGATGAATTTGTAACGCAGATTCAGGGAGATAAGGCACATGAATTCATTATCGGCAAACTGTTGCTGATTGAAGCGCAAAAGGAAAAATACGATGTTGTTGCGATTGTTCGCGGCGGCGGCTCTCAGCTCGACCTTAAAGCATTTGATGCATACGATCTTGCACAACGGATCGCTTCCTTTCCCGTCCCTATCTTAACCGGTATCGGGCATGACCGGAATACAAGCATTGCAGATTTAATGGCGCGGCAGGAAAAGACACCAACTAAAGTTGCCAATGTTATTATTCAGCGGAATTTTCAGTTTGAACAAACCGTGCTGATATTGAAGGAACGCATGGTACATACCGTTGATGGATTATTTACAAACGCGAAAAATAATCTCAAGGAAATAAAACGATTTGTAAAAGCATCGAACCCGCTTACAATATTAAAAAAAGGTTTTGCCATTGTAAAACAGGATAATGTCATCATAACAGATCCGTCTGCTATTGACGTGGGCACAGAGATCCAGATTCAATTTGATAAGGAGACCGTTCAATCAACGGTTACAAAAAAGAAAAAAAATGGAAAGTAA
- a CDS encoding VOC family protein codes for MKIPSEYLPVMPYLILKDSKGFLTFAKEVFGATEQMIVPAEDGSIMHGEIKIFDAVIMFAQAGDSWKEKPAGMYIYLLEVNAVYEKALAKGSINLMPPDKKEYGYTAGFEDPFGNQWWIVEGEKD; via the coding sequence ATGAAAATACCATCCGAATATCTGCCCGTCATGCCGTATCTTATTTTAAAAGATTCGAAAGGATTTTTAACATTTGCGAAAGAAGTTTTTGGTGCAACGGAACAGATGATTGTTCCCGCAGAAGACGGCAGCATCATGCACGGCGAAATAAAAATTTTTGATGCCGTGATTATGTTTGCACAGGCGGGAGACAGCTGGAAAGAAAAACCTGCCGGCATGTATATTTATTTGCTGGAAGTAAATGCGGTGTATGAAAAAGCACTTGCAAAAGGTTCAATAAATTTAATGCCTCCGGATAAAAAAGAATACGGCTACACAGCAGGTTTTGAAGATCCGTTCGGTAACCAATGGTGGATCGTAGAAGGAGAGAAAGATTAA
- a CDS encoding Lrp/AsnC family transcriptional regulator, producing MQHLDEIDLDILRALQENAHITTKELAHQLHLTTTPIYERVKRLEREGYIKKYIAILDNQKLKRGLTVFCNVSLKQHTKDIGKKFVEEIIALPEIVECYNISGEYDFMLKILVEDMPHYQNFVMNGLGSIKNIGSAHSIFVIGEIKHSTAIPI from the coding sequence ATGCAGCACTTAGACGAAATTGATTTAGACATACTGCGTGCCCTTCAGGAAAACGCGCACATTACAACAAAAGAACTGGCGCATCAGCTGCATTTAACCACAACACCTATTTACGAGCGTGTAAAACGGTTAGAGCGCGAAGGCTATATTAAAAAGTATATTGCCATACTCGACAATCAGAAATTGAAACGCGGCTTAACGGTATTCTGTAACGTATCGCTGAAGCAGCATACCAAAGATATCGGTAAAAAATTTGTGGAAGAAATTATTGCCTTACCGGAAATTGTAGAGTGCTATAATATCTCCGGCGAATACGATTTTATGTTAAAGATTCTGGTAGAAGACATGCCGCACTATCAGAATTTTGTCATGAATGGGTTGGGTTCCATAAAAAATATTGGAAGCGCGCATAGTATTTTTGTGATTGGCGAGATTAAGCATTCAACAGCAATACCGATATAG